One window from the genome of Eleginops maclovinus isolate JMC-PN-2008 ecotype Puerto Natales chromosome 15, JC_Emac_rtc_rv5, whole genome shotgun sequence encodes:
- the LOC134876519 gene encoding uncharacterized protein LOC134876519, translated as MTTGASVFLPSEYTSHFNSSEIRLYSTKLERLNISDPYNSPGVLFKSITSCSEDDVPDLRYADIHSYLVSFPSVYSGDSLRAYKSLEAYKWCQSGFVNNIQLWSLTSKNFGIITARVNHSQRLNESQLKPWVVVRNDGVVLGAHCNCTAGLGESCSHVSAVLFSLWGKNNARHEEISCTSKKCKWASPSEDAAKNVEYLQGKDIIFNHTQQNKKGNSTKGTSAPPSFPPLTAAEQTQFYQNLSQCRTQDGKSCRPAVLSVVRGYATSYVPKAVKLDLPEPLTSLYDKKARDLNLAELQERAEGIFEDLTVSETVRKEVTRNK; from the exons atgaccaccggtgccagtgttttcttaccgagcgagtatacttctcattttaattcaagtgaaattcggctttatagtacaaaattagagagattaaatataagcgacccatataattcacccggtgtgcttttcaagagcataacctcctgctctgaagacgatgtacccgacttgcgctacgcagacatccacagctatcttgtaagctttccatcagtgtactcaggagactccctcagagcgtacaaaagcttggaggcttacaaatggtgtcagtccggcttcgtaaacaacattcaactgtggagtcttacatccaaaaacttcggcatcatcactgcaagg gttaatcactcccaaaggcttaatgaaagtcaactaaagccatgggtggtggtgaggaacgacggtgttgtgctgggagcccactgcaactgcacagcgggactcggggagagctgctctcatgtgtcagctgttctcttcagtctgtggggaaaaaacaacgcaAGGCACGAGGAGATCAGCTGCACatccaaaaaatgcaagtgGGCCTCTCCCAGTGAGGATGCTGCGAAGAATGTGGAGTACCTGCAGGGCAAGGACATCATATTCAACCatactcaacaaaataaaaaggggaattccACCAAGGGTACCTCTGCGCCCCCATCTTTCCCAcccctgactgctgctgagcaaacacagttcTACCAAAATCTCTCACAGTGCCGGACTCAAGATGGGAAgtcctgcagacctgcagtCCTGTCAGTTGTTCGCGGGTACGCCACATCCTATGTACCCAAGGCTGTCAAGCTAGATTTACCTGAACCCCTTACCAGTCTGTATGACAAGAAGGCAAGAGACCTGAACCTGGCTGAATTACAAGAGCGTGCAGAAGGAATATTTGAGGACTTGACTGTCAGTGAGACAGTGAGAAAAGAAGTCACAAGAAACAAGTGA